One Alnus glutinosa chromosome 3, dhAlnGlut1.1, whole genome shotgun sequence genomic region harbors:
- the LOC133862972 gene encoding vacuolar sorting protein 39 codes for MVHSAYDSFELLSDCPTKIDAVESYDSKLLLGCSDGSLKIYAPESSGSNRHPPPDYHAQVQELRKEPYALERNMSGFSKRPLVSMQVLESRELLLSLSESIAFHKLPNLETNAVITKAKGANVYSWDDRRGFLCFARQKRVCIFRHDGGRGFVEVKEYNVPDMVKSMSWCGENICLGIRKEYMILNTINGALTEVFPSGRLASPFVVSLPSGELLLGKENIGVFVDQNGKLLQEGRICWSEAPAEVVIQKPYAIALLPRYVEIRSLRDPYPLIQTVVLRNVRHIGQSNNSVIVALENSVYVLFPVPLGAQIVQLTASGNFDEALALCKLLPPEDSSLRAAKEGSIHLRYAHYLFDNESYEEAMEHFLASQIDITYVLSLYPSIILPKTTMIPEPEKLVDISWDASYLSRTSSGLSDDMEAPSLQQLESDENAALDSKKMSHNTLMALIKFLQKKRYSIIEKATAEGTEEVVLDAVGDNFASYDSSRFKKSTKGRGNIHISSGAREMAAVLDTALLQALLLTGQSSVGLELLKGVNYCDVKICEEILRKKNHYAALLELYKCNSMHREALKLLQQLIEESKSNQSLAELTQKFKPESIIEYLKPLCGTDPMLVLECSMLVLESCPTQTVELYLSGNIPADLVNSYLKQHAPTMRAKYLEFMLAMNENGISGNLQNEMVQIYLSEVLDWYADLSSQQKWDEKAYSSTRKKLLSALESISGYNPEALLKRLPPDALYEERAILLGKMNQHELALSLYVHKLYVPELALAYCDRVYESVVHQPSFKSSSNIYLTLLQIYLNPRRTTKNFEKRITNLVSPPNTSVPKVGSWTSVKGKGGRGNKKIASIEGAEDMRVSLSGTDSSRSDGDADESIEEGGYTIMLDEVLDLLSQRWDRINGAQALKLLPRETKLQNLLPFLGPLLRKSSEAHRNLSVIKSLRQSENLQVKDELFNQRKTVVKITSDSTCSLCHKKIGASVFAVYPNGKTLVHFVCFRDSQSMKAVGKGSPRRRR; via the exons ATGGTACATAGTGCCTACGATTCCTTCGAGCTCCTCAGCGATTGCCCTACCAAGATCGACGCTGTCGAATCGTACGACTCAAAGCTCCTCCTCGGCTGCTCCGATGGGTCCCTCAAAATATACGCTCCCGAATCCTCCGGCTCCAATCGTCATCCGCCGCCCGATTACCACGCCCAGGTGCAAGAGCTGCGCAAGGAACCGTACGCACTGGAGAGAAACATGTCTGGGTTCTCGAAGAGGCCTCTGGTATCGATGCAGGTCCTGGAGTCGAGGGAGCTCCTGCTATCGCTCTCGGAATCGATCGCGTTCCATAAGCTCCCCAATTTGGAGACCAACGCTGTGATCACCAAAGCAAAGGGCGCGAATGTGTACTCGTGGGACGATCGGAGAGGCTTCTTGTGCTTCGCGAGGCAAAAGAGGGTCTGTATTTTCAGACATGATG GGGGTCGAGGATTTGTGGAGGTGAAAGAATATAATGTTCCGGATATGGTGAAGTCGATGTCTTGGTGTGGTGAGAATATATGTTTGGGTATTAGAAAAGAATACATGATACTAAACACCATAAATGGGGCATTGACTGAAGTATTTCCTTCCGGGAGGCTAGCCTCGCCTTTTGTGGTCTCCCTTCCTTCGGGGGAACTTCTTCTTGGGAAG GAGAACATTGGTGTCTTTGTGGACCAAAATGGGAAGCTTCTTCAAGAAGGTAGGATTTGTTGGTCAGAGGCCCCTGCAGAAGTTGTCATTCAGAAGCCGTATGCAATAGCTTTATTGCCAAGATATGTTGAG ATTCGGTCTCTTCGAGATCCATATCCATTGATACAGACTGTGGTTCTCCGAAATGTTCGTCATATTGGCCAAAGCAACAATTCTGTAATTGTTGCATTAGAAAATTCTGTTTATGTGCTCTTCCCTGTTCCTCTTGGTGCACAG ATTGTACAATTGACAGCATCTGGCAATTTTGATGAAGCCTTGGCTTTGTGTAAGCTGCTTCCACCAGAAGATTCAAGTCTTCGTGCTGCAAAAGAGGGGTCAATTCATCTGAG GTATGCTCACTACCTCTTCGATAATGAAAGCTATGAGGAGGCCATGGAGCATTTTTTGGCATCTCAAATAGATATAACCTATGTACTCTCTTTGTATCCATCTATCATCCTTCCTAAAACAACTATGATTCCAGAGCCAGAGAAACTGGTGGACATTTCTTGGGATGCTTCATATCTCTCAAGAACTTCTTCTGGTTTATCAGACGATATGGAAGCACCATCCCTACAGCAATTGGAATCTGATGAGAATGCAGCACTTGATTCCAAGAAAATGAGCCATAATACTCTCATGGCTCTCATTAAGTTTTTGCAGAAGAAGAGATACAGTATAATTGAAAAGGCCACTGCTGAGGGAACAGAAGAGGTTGTTTTAGATGCAGTTGGAGATAATTTTGCGTCGTATGACTCTAGTAGGTTCAAGAAATCAACAAAG GGGCGTGGTAACATCCACATTAGCTCTGGTGCTAGGGAGATGGCAGCAGTACTTGACACAGCACTACTCCAAGCTCTGCTTCTTACTGGACAGTCTTCGGTGGGTTTAGAATTACTGAAAGGCGTTAACTACTGTGATGTGAAAATATGTGAGGAAATTCTCCGAAAAAAGAATCATTATGCTGCTTTGTTAGAACTATACAAGTGCAATTCAATGCACCGTGAAGCTCTTAAACTTCTGCAACAATTAATAGAAGAGTCGAAATCAAATCAATCACTAGCTGAGCTtacccaaaagtttaagcccGAGTCAATTATTGAATACCTCAAG CCTCTCTGTGGGACTGATCCAATGCTTGTCCTGGAGTGCTCAATGCTTGTTCTTGAAAGCTGTCCGACACAAACTGTTGAGCTGTATTTGTCTGGAAATATTCCAGCAGACTTGGTTAACTCTTACTTGAAGCAACATGCTCCAACAATGCGGGCCAAGTACTTAGAATTCATGCTTGCAATGAATGAGAATGGGATCTCAGGAAATCTGCAAAATGAAATG GTTCAAATATATCTCTCGGAAGTACTTGATTGGTATGCAGATCTAAGTTCTCAACAGAAATGGGATGAGAAAGCTTATTCCTCGACGAGGAAGAAATTATTGTCTGCTTTAGAGAGCATCTCAGGATATAATCCGGAGGCTTTGTTGAAACGTCTTCCACCAGATGCTTTATATGAAGAGCGTGCAATATTGCTGGGTAAAATGAACCAACATGAGCTTGCCTTGTCTCTATATGTTCATAAG CTTTATGTTCCTGAGCTGGCACTGGCCTATTGTGATCGGGTATACGAGTCTGTAGTTCATCAACCATCTTTTAAATCTTCTAGCAATATATACCTCACTCTTCTGCAAATTTATCTGAATCCTCGGAGGACAACCAAGAACTTTGAAAAGCGAATTACAAATCTAGTATCACCTCCAAATACAAGCGTTCCGAAGGTTGGTTCATGGACTTCAGTTAAGGGTAAAGGAGGCCGTGGAAATAAGAAAATTGCTTCAATAGAGGGTGCAGAGGACATGCGAGTCAGTCTGAGTGGCACCGACAGTAGCCGGAGTGATGGTGACGCGGATGAATCTATTGAGGAAGGAGGTTATACTATTATGCTCGATGAAGTCCTTGATCTGTTGAGCCAAAGgtgggatagaataaatggagCTCAAGCTCTCAAACTTTTACCAAGGGAGACCAAACTACAG AACTTGCTCCCATTTCTTGGACCTCTTCTGCGAAAATCCAGTGAAGCACACAGAAATCTTTCAGTTATCAAGAGTTTGAGACAGAGTGAGAACCTGCAG GTGAAGGATGAACTCTTCAACCAAAGGAAAACGGTGGTGAAGATCACCAGTGATAGCACGTGCTCTCTTTGCCATAAGAAGATAGGGGCAAGCGTTTTTGCAGTGTACCCCAACGGGAAGACACTTGTGCACTTTGTTTGCTTTAGAGACTCTCAGAGTATGAAAGCTGTGGGCAAAGGCTCACCGCGAAGGAGGAGATGA
- the LOC133862973 gene encoding uncharacterized protein LOC133862973, giving the protein MATREDDEDDINPVTMILPDEQDEAKRCPTTREDATDQHLDQQHYVRSIDSTVVIRQLPFQGLSFQLWPAATTLVTLLDYHRRDPTNSPLSSTLIGHRRPLNILELGSGTGIVGIAAAATLGANVTVTDLPHVISNLQFNADANASVLNLNGGAVHVAPLRWGEADDVELIGRDFDLVLASDVVYHDHLYDPLLETLRLLLLDREGDKGGKVFVMAHLRRWKKDSVFFKKARKRFQVEVLHVDSPCNGSRVGVTVYRFAGKRQNLNA; this is encoded by the coding sequence ATGGCTACTCGGGAAGACGACGAAGACGACATAAACCCCGTCACAATGATCCTACCAGATGAACAAGACGAAGCGAAGCGATGCCCTACGACACGAGAGGATGCAACGGATCAACATCTAGACCAGCAGCATTACGTCCGTTCGATCGACTCGACGGTGGTGATCAGGCAGCTCCCGTTCCAGGGCCTCTCCTTCCAGCTCTGGCCTGCAGCCACCACGCTCGTCACCCTCCTCGACTACCACCGCCGTGACCCTACCAACAGTCCCCTATCTTCCACCCTCATTGGCCATCGCCGCCCTCTCAATATCCTCGAGCTTGGCTCCGGAACCGGCATCGTCGGAATCGCCGCCGCAGCCACTCTCGGGGCTAATGTCACGGTCACCGACCTCCCACACGTCATCTCGAACCTCCAGTTCAACGCTGACGCCAACGCCAGCGTTTTGAACCTGAACGGCGGGGCTGTTCACGTGGCGCCACTGAGGTGGGGAGAGGCCGATGACGTCGAGCTGATTGGGCGGGACTTCGATCTAGTCCTGGCCTCGGATGTAGTGTACCACGATCACTTGTATGACCCTCTGCTTGAAACGCTGCGTTTGTTGCTCTTAGACCGGGAGGGTGACAAGGGAGGGAAGGTGTTTGTGATGGCCCATTTGAGGAGGTGGAAAAAGGACTCGGTTTTCTTCAAGAAGGCCAGGAAACGTTTTCAAGTTGAGGTGCTCCACGTGGACAGTCCGTGCAACGGATCTAGGGTTGGAGTAACTGTTTACCGTTTCGCCGGGAAGCGTCAGAATTTGAATGCTTGA